A portion of the Flavobacterium magnum genome contains these proteins:
- a CDS encoding choice-of-anchor D domain-containing protein has product MENTTMTFKKLLFLFSLLLSAAYSAAQDNTATFNSDGTFTVPAGYTYNATIHVWGAGGRGGSRSGSNGAGGGGGGGAYSSSTIVLTAGTYNVTVGTGATTDIADGEDSSFSTLVIAKGGKTVGLNSATGGAGGQASAGTGTIKYSGGAGVSATSGVAFSGGGGASAGTANDGATGLTSTGGIALNGGGNGGAGRLVAVGSGNGTAGTTPGGGGGGALRNSAVTVSGGAGANGRVIVTWNNPEINIRGNGNNIATGDNSPSTSDNTDFGTVDYYSGTISKTFTIQNSGVGLLGIGNITFSGSGAADFSVTTQPTLPVAASGGSTTFTVTFDPSAVGTRTAIISIPNNDADENPYTFTITGNGGTPNMTISGNNTVISDNDNSPSTSDFTNLGAQYIFSGLLTRTYTIKNTGTATVVLGAVTIGGTNAVEFSASTPAATVAPGAEVTFTISFNPSGAGSRVGSFSIVTNVSGANPYNFSIAGTGNTYLDSDGDGITDNNDLDDDNDGVPDTLEESICKSVSSLTASTIFLNEDFGTGTTRVQISETTPSASTNYTFESGQTLYDDDYTVYYKIAGINQADPTNISDFSWYAWVKSDDHTPGDTNGRMAVFNASNNAGVFYENTINGILPNIDVSYSFWVMNLDNLDSAFSPSELPRKTPTIKVEFIDTSTNAVISGTTYTTPSITRCASGNSCTTSIWKNFTTTANLGSRTSFKIRLSNTSPGGFGNDLAMDDIVISQKYCDLEGDGDADIFDLDDDNDGIPDVVEAGFGAYSSGKSTMDLSNGTKWVDANTNGLNDLVVGQTPLDSDGDLIYDFMDLDSDNDGIFDIDEAQKDTFYTGGANAKYNGDADINGDGVDDSGADTDGDGIQDLNDEDPNVFGTGVVDATKRKAFPTDTNNDGKADYRDVKSNGSTFDIAGTLFASFDGNNDGKVDGTTDVDKDGIRDAIDNNTSTVNAAGYGSPRSFTDKKLLIDFDGRNDYGEGPALISNLSSATIMGWIKLDEFFASAGVLFGNSNLYLSVGSDRKLSAATPNVSTTFSSTALDLKRWYHVAASYSSSGSLLLYLNGKLVSSVAASGSLPTTTSKFTIAKTSGALTNFFKGYIDEIRVFNTQLTADQIQKMVYQEIQLGETNKVKGTVITTKEIESTTWASLIGYFRMDNYKNDVIDDYTIAGIDDDKSNTAFTRIYNVKYLKTQNAPLPFKTKQAGILDSTALTDTENFIYGPDVAANDYSIIKVQHDVTLANNLTGVGLIVDAGKKITVNSDKKIENTWYLDLQGTIDLTGKSQLIQGASSDLATTTTGKIERDQQGTKNPFNYNYWSSPVIPSTNGAGVSTYTVDGVMKDGTSGSPVNLQWINDQDAPGTTPVTLSRAWIYKYQNLTNAYASWSYVGETGALSAGQGFTLKGSNAAASNQNYVFVGKPNNGDITSPIAASNLSLVGNPYPSALDSEAFIKDNIIGGNPGTSGALDSALYIWIHAPENNTHVYANYKGGYATLNLVGGLPPQVKASGTGGTGTSTSYTPGRYIPVGQGFFVQGSTTGGSLKFKNSQRAFIKENESTSNALFRTAQTTTDEDTPTPATSAGKPKIRIGFDNNAEMHRQLLIGFMGSDATDGFDIGYDALSFDANPSDMYFKTNDGNLLIQGVGYFQDAAIYPLGVTSDTAAPVKFSLDGVEELDDNQPIYIYDSLDDSYHNLREGNFETVLDAGTFEQRFSLRFSNPLGVTNPVNENQIGVIFTNNDQTLNIKNTLNSTTVESAVLFNVLGQQISAWDVKNENQENIRIPVKNISAGTYIVKVKTTTGSVSKKIIVR; this is encoded by the coding sequence ATGGAAAATACTACAATGACATTTAAGAAACTGTTGTTTCTTTTCAGTTTACTTTTATCTGCAGCATACAGTGCTGCACAGGACAACACCGCAACTTTTAACTCTGATGGCACTTTTACCGTACCTGCTGGCTATACCTACAATGCCACAATACACGTATGGGGCGCCGGAGGAAGGGGCGGCTCAAGAAGCGGGTCTAACGGCGCGGGCGGCGGTGGCGGTGGTGGTGCGTATTCCAGCAGCACAATCGTGCTTACGGCAGGAACATACAACGTCACGGTGGGTACGGGCGCTACGACCGATATCGCTGACGGCGAAGATTCCTCTTTTTCAACATTGGTCATCGCAAAAGGCGGCAAAACGGTCGGTTTAAACTCCGCCACAGGTGGAGCAGGCGGCCAGGCATCTGCCGGTACAGGAACAATTAAATATTCCGGCGGGGCTGGAGTTAGCGCTACCTCTGGGGTAGCCTTCAGTGGAGGCGGCGGCGCTTCAGCTGGTACGGCCAATGATGGTGCTACGGGACTTACGTCTACCGGAGGAATTGCGCTCAATGGCGGTGGAAACGGTGGAGCAGGCAGGCTGGTGGCGGTTGGAAGCGGAAATGGTACAGCAGGGACAACTCCCGGCGGTGGCGGTGGCGGAGCACTGAGAAACTCAGCGGTAACCGTTTCCGGTGGTGCCGGCGCAAACGGACGTGTGATCGTGACCTGGAACAACCCTGAAATCAATATCCGCGGAAATGGAAATAATATTGCGACGGGCGACAATTCGCCATCAACTTCTGACAACACTGATTTTGGAACGGTCGATTATTATTCCGGGACAATTTCGAAAACCTTTACCATCCAGAACAGCGGCGTGGGATTGTTAGGCATCGGGAATATCACCTTCTCAGGCAGCGGCGCGGCTGACTTCTCAGTAACCACCCAACCTACCCTACCCGTAGCTGCTTCGGGCGGATCAACGACATTTACCGTGACTTTTGATCCGAGTGCTGTCGGAACACGCACAGCAATCATCAGCATCCCCAACAATGATGCCGACGAAAACCCTTACACGTTTACCATTACCGGTAACGGAGGGACACCAAACATGACGATTTCGGGTAACAATACCGTAATTTCCGACAACGACAATTCACCAAGCACGTCAGACTTTACCAATCTTGGGGCCCAATATATATTTTCAGGCTTACTGACCAGGACTTACACTATAAAAAATACAGGTACCGCGACGGTGGTGCTGGGCGCTGTTACCATCGGGGGTACAAATGCTGTCGAATTCAGTGCATCGACTCCGGCTGCCACAGTTGCACCCGGGGCGGAAGTCACTTTCACGATCAGCTTCAACCCTTCAGGAGCGGGATCGCGTGTCGGGTCATTCAGCATCGTGACGAACGTTTCTGGCGCGAACCCTTACAACTTTTCAATAGCAGGAACCGGAAATACCTACCTGGATTCCGATGGTGATGGCATCACTGACAACAACGATCTCGATGACGATAACGATGGGGTGCCGGACACTTTAGAAGAATCAATATGTAAATCTGTTTCGAGCCTTACGGCGTCTACGATATTTTTAAATGAGGATTTCGGGACAGGCACCACCCGCGTGCAGATCAGCGAAACGACACCCTCGGCGAGTACGAATTATACGTTCGAAAGCGGCCAGACGCTCTATGATGATGATTATACCGTTTACTACAAGATTGCGGGTATTAATCAGGCTGATCCGACAAATATCTCTGATTTCTCATGGTATGCCTGGGTGAAGTCTGATGACCATACTCCGGGTGATACGAACGGAAGGATGGCAGTATTCAACGCATCAAACAACGCCGGCGTATTTTACGAAAATACCATCAACGGCATTCTACCTAATATAGACGTGTCATATAGCTTTTGGGTAATGAACCTTGACAATTTGGATTCCGCTTTCTCTCCAAGCGAGCTTCCAAGGAAAACCCCAACAATCAAAGTAGAATTTATCGACACCAGCACCAATGCGGTAATTTCCGGTACAACTTATACAACACCGAGCATTACGCGTTGTGCAAGCGGGAACTCATGTACGACGTCAATCTGGAAAAATTTCACCACCACGGCAAACCTGGGATCAAGGACCAGCTTTAAGATCAGGCTGAGCAACACCTCGCCGGGCGGATTCGGTAACGATTTGGCGATGGATGATATCGTCATCTCTCAAAAGTATTGCGACCTTGAAGGTGATGGTGACGCGGACATTTTTGACCTTGACGACGACAATGACGGTATCCCTGATGTTGTAGAGGCAGGATTTGGCGCATACAGCAGCGGTAAGAGCACGATGGATTTAAGCAACGGCACAAAATGGGTTGACGCAAATACCAACGGATTAAATGACCTCGTTGTCGGTCAGACCCCACTGGATTCTGACGGCGACCTGATTTATGATTTCATGGATCTTGACAGCGACAATGATGGCATTTTTGATATCGACGAAGCACAAAAAGACACGTTCTACACCGGAGGCGCAAATGCAAAATACAACGGAGATGCTGACATCAACGGCGACGGTGTTGATGACAGCGGCGCGGACACTGACGGTGATGGAATCCAGGATCTTAACGATGAAGATCCTAACGTATTCGGTACGGGGGTTGTTGATGCAACGAAGCGTAAAGCTTTCCCTACCGACACAAATAATGATGGTAAAGCCGATTACAGGGATGTAAAATCCAACGGTTCAACATTTGATATTGCCGGAACGTTATTTGCGTCATTCGACGGCAATAATGACGGCAAAGTAGACGGCACCACTGACGTTGACAAAGACGGGATCAGGGACGCAATCGACAACAATACCTCTACAGTAAATGCTGCCGGCTACGGCTCTCCAAGAAGTTTCACAGACAAGAAACTGCTGATAGATTTTGATGGCCGAAACGATTATGGTGAAGGACCGGCTTTGATCAGTAACCTGTCCAGCGCTACGATTATGGGCTGGATCAAATTAGATGAGTTCTTCGCGAGCGCGGGGGTGCTTTTCGGAAACTCGAATTTGTACCTGAGCGTGGGAAGTGACAGAAAATTAAGCGCAGCCACACCGAACGTGAGCACTACATTCAGTTCAACGGCTCTGGATTTGAAAAGATGGTACCATGTCGCGGCGTCTTACAGTTCATCAGGAAGCCTGTTACTGTACTTAAATGGTAAATTGGTGTCGAGCGTTGCAGCCTCAGGTTCATTGCCGACAACCACTTCAAAGTTCACCATCGCTAAAACTTCCGGAGCCCTTACAAATTTCTTCAAAGGATATATTGATGAAATTCGTGTGTTCAACACCCAATTGACTGCAGACCAGATCCAAAAAATGGTATATCAGGAAATCCAGCTTGGCGAAACCAACAAGGTTAAAGGAACGGTAATTACCACTAAGGAAATTGAATCGACAACTTGGGCAAGCCTGATCGGTTACTTCAGGATGGATAACTACAAGAATGATGTAATTGACGATTATACGATTGCCGGAATTGACGATGACAAGTCGAATACTGCATTCACAAGGATTTATAACGTAAAGTACCTTAAAACACAGAACGCGCCATTGCCATTCAAAACGAAACAGGCAGGAATTCTGGATAGCACAGCGCTGACCGATACAGAGAACTTCATTTATGGTCCCGACGTAGCCGCCAATGATTATTCAATTATTAAGGTGCAGCACGACGTGACGTTGGCAAACAATCTTACGGGAGTGGGCCTCATCGTCGACGCCGGGAAGAAAATCACCGTAAACAGCGACAAGAAAATTGAAAACACCTGGTATTTAGATTTGCAGGGAACAATAGATTTGACCGGGAAATCTCAGTTGATACAGGGTGCAAGCAGCGACCTGGCCACGACAACAACCGGTAAGATAGAGCGCGATCAGCAAGGAACAAAAAATCCATTTAATTACAATTATTGGAGTTCGCCGGTGATTCCTTCAACGAATGGTGCAGGCGTAAGCACCTATACGGTTGATGGCGTAATGAAAGACGGGACCTCCGGCTCACCGGTAAACCTGCAATGGATCAATGATCAGGATGCGCCGGGCACCACACCCGTAACGTTAAGTCGCGCCTGGATATATAAATACCAAAATCTTACCAATGCGTATGCGAGCTGGTCATATGTTGGTGAAACCGGAGCACTTTCTGCCGGCCAGGGATTTACCTTAAAGGGATCGAATGCCGCGGCATCCAACCAAAACTACGTTTTCGTAGGCAAACCGAACAACGGCGATATCACCAGCCCTATAGCCGCCAGCAACCTGAGCCTTGTAGGTAATCCATATCCTTCAGCACTGGATTCTGAGGCTTTTATAAAAGACAACATAATCGGTGGCAATCCCGGGACAAGCGGCGCACTGGACAGTGCCCTGTATATCTGGATCCACGCCCCTGAGAATAACACGCACGTGTACGCCAATTACAAGGGTGGCTATGCCACGCTCAACCTGGTAGGCGGTCTGCCTCCACAGGTTAAGGCATCCGGCACGGGCGGTACCGGCACCTCGACCTCATACACGCCCGGAAGGTATATTCCTGTTGGACAGGGATTCTTTGTACAAGGGAGTACCACCGGTGGCTCGTTGAAATTTAAAAACAGCCAGCGTGCATTTATCAAAGAAAACGAAAGCACCTCAAACGCCTTATTCAGGACAGCTCAGACAACAACTGACGAAGACACACCGACTCCGGCGACCTCAGCAGGCAAACCTAAAATCAGGATTGGTTTCGACAACAACGCTGAGATGCACCGTCAATTGCTGATCGGCTTTATGGGCAGCGATGCTACAGATGGTTTCGATATCGGTTACGATGCCCTAAGCTTCGATGCGAATCCAAGCGATATGTACTTCAAGACAAATGATGGAAACCTGTTAATCCAAGGAGTAGGATACTTTCAGGATGCTGCAATTTACCCGTTGGGTGTTACTTCCGACACCGCTGCACCCGTGAAATTCAGCTTGGATGGCGTGGAAGAACTTGATGACAATCAGCCTATTTATATTTATGATTCACTTGACGATTCTTACCACAATTTAAGGGAGGGCAATTTTGAAACGGTGCTGGATGCCGGAACATTCGAACAGCGTTTCTCATTAAGGTTCTCGAATCCGCTTGGGGTGACAAATCCGGTAAACGAAAATCAAATCGGCGTGATCTTTACAAATAATGACCAGACGCTCAATATTAAGAATACGCTAAATTCGACTACAGTGGAATCTGCGGTCCTGTTTAATGTGCTGGGACAACAAATTTCCGCCTGGGATGTGAAAAACGAAAATCAGGAGAACATCCGCATTCCTGTTAAAAACATCAGTGCCGGTACCTATATTGTTAAGGTCAAAACAACAACCGGGTCTGTTTCTAAAAAGATTATCGTGAGATAA